One window of the Rosa rugosa chromosome 3, drRosRugo1.1, whole genome shotgun sequence genome contains the following:
- the LOC133737074 gene encoding uncharacterized protein LOC133737074 has protein sequence MEVEIFDCWGINFMRPFPKSHGNEYIIVAVDYVSKWVEAKATRKNDSKVVTKFLKEHIFSRFRTPRIIISDGGTHFINRTFDALLRKYGVKHKVATPYHPQTSGQVEVSNREIKRILEKTVNSSRKDWAIKLDDALWAYRTAYKTPIASGEKRKLDLCELEEIREEAYENAKLFKEKTKVIHDRKLVKKTFLPKQKVLLYNSRLKLFSGKLRSRWSGPFEVVEVFPHGAITIKNLHGGGAFQDKWASIETLLAHHI, from the exons ATGGAGGTTGAGATTTTTGATTGTTGGGGCATAAACTTTATGAGACCATTTCCGAAGTCTCATGGGAACGAATATATCATAGTCGCGGTTGATTATGTTTCGAAGTGGGTTGAAGCCAAGGCCACAAGGAAGAATGATTCTAAGGTAGTCACCAAGTTCTTGAAAGAGCATATTTTCTCTCGATTCAGGACTCCTAGGATTATTATTAGTGATGGTGGTACACATTTTATCAACCGGACTTTTGATGCTTTATTGAGGAAATATGGGGTAAAGCATAAGGTTGCCACACCTTACCACCCTCAAACCTCCGGTCAAGTGGAGGTGTCAAATAGGGAGATTAAGAGAATTTTGGAAAAGACGGTCAACTCTTCTAGGAAGGATTGGGCTATTAAACTTGATGATGCTTTGTGGGCTTATCGGACCGCATATAAGACTCCTATTG CAAGTGGTGAGAAGCGGAAACTTGATCTTTGTGAGTTGGAGGAGATCCGAGAAGAAGCATATGAGAATGCCAAATTGTTTAAGGAGAAGACCAAGGTGATACATGATCGGAAATTGGTGAAGAAGACATTTCTTCCCAAGCAAAAGGTTCTCCTATACAATTCTAGGCTCAAGTTATTTTCCGGAAAGTTGAGATCTAGATGGAGTGGACCTTTTGAGGTAGTTGAAGTTTTCCCTCATGGTGCAATCACAATCAAGAATCTTCATGGAGGGGGAGCCTTTCAAGATAAATGGGCATCGATTGAAACCTTACTTGCACACCACATTTGA